From Cellvibrio zantedeschiae, the proteins below share one genomic window:
- a CDS encoding bifunctional diguanylate cyclase/phosphodiesterase, with translation MSLIKQLWIGIIVLLLLALGGSFIISILSAQHYLEEQLRVKNMDNATSLALSMSQMEKDPVTLELLISAQFDTGHYEYITLADPQKKILVARRYEENKNIKDSASVPNWFTRLVNFDAEPGIAQIQDGWQQFGTLTVKSHSRYAWQALWHSTSQLLTWFVVAAILSGIVGTIILKFISSPLNTVINQAEAIGQRRFVTSDEPKTTEFQRLVRAMNALSQSVKAMLEKETKQLEKLRRESQLDALTELPNRNHFLNLLESKLTRDDSDSSGVIAVVRFLNLAELNNHLGRAAADHALLQIAGVLHQFITRYPGSHAGRLNGSDFMLVISSNPSAESVGAELSEQLNAQLSDKDLRTIQLPIAVCTYVSGEKRNELMHKLDGALAQAELKGNRALIVLDTNSLPSIHRNLSDWRDAITQALQHKKLQLAHFAVRTPAGITLHNEAPVRLLLDDDWQPAGYFMPWAARLGMMPAIDLEVIKTALSSINKESAIAINISADSLCNAEFREQALALLNQSLNKTHNLWLEFPESCALRHMAELRSFTNSLRALGCHIGLEHVGLEFTKIRELQDIGLHYLKIDGAIIRDIETNSGNQNFLSGLCKIGHSLGIVMIAEGVRSSAEKEKLIQLDIDGFTGPGI, from the coding sequence ATGTCGTTAATTAAACAACTGTGGATTGGCATTATTGTATTGCTGCTACTGGCCTTGGGCGGAAGTTTTATTATTAGCATTTTATCTGCCCAACATTATTTGGAAGAACAGTTGCGCGTAAAAAATATGGATAACGCAACATCGCTTGCGCTATCCATGTCCCAAATGGAAAAAGATCCTGTCACCTTGGAGTTATTAATTAGCGCCCAGTTTGATACGGGGCATTACGAATACATAACCTTGGCAGATCCTCAAAAGAAAATTTTGGTTGCGCGCCGTTACGAAGAAAATAAAAACATTAAAGACTCAGCAAGTGTTCCTAATTGGTTTACGCGTTTAGTGAATTTTGATGCAGAGCCAGGAATCGCACAGATACAAGATGGCTGGCAACAATTTGGAACGCTTACTGTAAAAAGCCATTCCCGTTATGCATGGCAAGCGCTATGGCATAGCACCTCACAGTTACTGACCTGGTTTGTTGTGGCAGCTATATTAAGCGGCATAGTTGGCACCATTATTTTGAAATTTATTTCTAGTCCTTTAAATACAGTGATCAACCAAGCAGAAGCTATAGGCCAACGCCGCTTCGTTACATCTGACGAACCCAAAACAACAGAATTCCAACGTTTGGTTCGCGCCATGAATGCGCTTTCGCAAAGCGTAAAAGCCATGCTTGAAAAGGAAACCAAACAATTGGAAAAACTGCGCCGCGAATCGCAGCTGGATGCTCTAACAGAGCTACCCAACCGCAACCATTTTCTTAATTTATTGGAAAGTAAATTAACTCGCGATGACAGCGACAGTTCGGGCGTGATTGCGGTGGTGCGTTTTTTAAATCTGGCGGAGTTGAATAATCACCTTGGCCGCGCAGCGGCAGACCACGCACTTTTACAAATTGCTGGAGTGCTACATCAGTTTATTACACGCTACCCAGGCAGTCATGCAGGACGTTTGAATGGTAGCGATTTTATGCTGGTAATTTCCAGCAATCCATCTGCTGAATCTGTTGGAGCTGAGCTTTCAGAGCAGCTGAATGCGCAACTCAGCGACAAAGATTTACGCACAATTCAGCTGCCAATTGCAGTTTGCACTTACGTTAGCGGCGAAAAGCGCAATGAATTAATGCATAAACTGGATGGTGCGTTGGCTCAGGCAGAACTTAAAGGCAACCGCGCACTTATTGTTCTCGACACCAACAGTTTGCCAAGCATTCATCGCAACCTGAGCGATTGGCGTGATGCCATCACCCAGGCCTTGCAACACAAAAAATTACAGCTCGCACATTTTGCCGTACGCACCCCTGCTGGCATCACGCTGCACAACGAAGCTCCAGTTCGATTATTACTCGATGATGACTGGCAACCTGCAGGTTATTTTATGCCGTGGGCAGCACGCCTCGGCATGATGCCTGCTATCGATTTGGAGGTAATAAAGACGGCGCTGTCCAGCATCAATAAAGAATCTGCAATCGCTATTAATATTTCGGCAGATTCGCTTTGCAATGCAGAATTTCGCGAGCAAGCGCTTGCGCTGTTAAATCAATCGCTAAATAAAACACACAATTTGTGGTTGGAGTTTCCAGAGTCTTGTGCCTTGCGCCATATGGCGGAGCTACGCAGTTTTACCAATTCTTTGCGCGCCTTAGGGTGCCATATTGGGCTTGAGCATGTCGGTCTGGAATTCACCAAAATTCGCGAGCTGCAAGATATAGGCTTACATTATTTGAAAATTGATGGCGCAATTATTCGTGATATTGAAACAAATTCTGGCAATCAAAATTTCTTGTCAGGTTTGTGCAAAATTGGGCACTCTCTGGGAATAGTAATGATTGCTGAAGGGGTTCGTTCTTCAGCTGAAAAAGAAAAGTTAATTCAACTTGATATAGACGGATTTACGGGCCCTGGAATTTAA
- a CDS encoding transglutaminase-like cysteine peptidase, producing the protein MATFMYGMLCSAALNINKLENTMQTRFGVAGIAKFHTWNLLIENNQNKSTQEKIKAVNDYFNKNTQFVDDIVHWKASDYWATPLETLGSGAGDCEDYTIAKYFTLIQLGVSVEHLRLIYVKAQIGGSSSKIFQAHMVLGYYEQPNSIPLILDSLVSDTDRADKRSDLHPVFSFNSDGLWVGNQAQPQIDPTARLSRWRDVLDRMKQEGF; encoded by the coding sequence GTGGCGACATTCATGTATGGCATGCTTTGTTCTGCCGCACTTAACATCAACAAATTAGAAAACACCATGCAAACCCGTTTTGGTGTAGCGGGAATTGCTAAATTCCATACTTGGAATTTGTTAATCGAAAACAACCAAAATAAATCTACGCAAGAAAAAATCAAAGCGGTGAACGATTATTTCAATAAAAACACTCAATTCGTTGATGATATTGTCCACTGGAAAGCGAGTGATTATTGGGCGACACCGCTAGAGACTTTGGGCAGCGGTGCCGGCGATTGTGAGGATTACACAATCGCAAAATATTTCACCCTTATACAATTAGGTGTTTCTGTTGAACACTTGCGCCTTATCTATGTAAAAGCACAGATTGGCGGAAGCTCCAGTAAAATATTTCAAGCTCACATGGTGCTTGGTTATTATGAACAACCCAATTCGATTCCACTTATTTTAGACAGTTTAGTTTCTGATACCGATAGGGCCGACAAACGTAGCGATTTACATCCCGTATTTAGTTTTAACAGCGATGGTTTATGGGTTGGCAATCAAGCCCAACCGCAAATTGATCCGACTGCACGCCTCTCCCGTTGGCGGGACGTGCTTGACCGTATGAAACAAGAGGGCTTTTAA
- a CDS encoding lipid-binding SYLF domain-containing protein — protein MRKLVYLVLGIVIVAMVSGCTTTKGSSPHEKRQAALDMRTQVLADLYKIHPDARAQIAASPGYAVFSNANVNLLFASVGGGYGVAENKRLKKTVYMKMGEAGVGLGLGVKDFRAVFIFKTQESLDAFIDNGWEFGGHVDAAAKAGDKGAAIGGEALLNGVTIYQITESGLALQATLKGTKYWKDAELN, from the coding sequence ATGAGAAAATTAGTGTATCTGGTGTTAGGTATCGTCATTGTAGCCATGGTTTCAGGTTGCACTACAACTAAAGGTTCAAGCCCACACGAAAAGCGTCAGGCAGCGCTGGATATGCGCACCCAGGTGTTGGCAGATCTTTATAAAATACACCCGGATGCCCGAGCGCAAATAGCCGCGTCTCCAGGTTACGCTGTGTTTAGCAATGCCAATGTGAATTTATTATTTGCCAGCGTGGGCGGTGGCTATGGTGTTGCGGAAAACAAACGCCTGAAAAAAACGGTTTATATGAAAATGGGTGAGGCGGGGGTAGGGCTCGGTTTGGGTGTTAAAGATTTTCGTGCAGTGTTTATTTTCAAAACCCAGGAATCCCTGGATGCATTTATCGATAACGGCTGGGAATTTGGCGGCCATGTTGATGCCGCCGCTAAAGCGGGTGATAAGGGTGCGGCTATTGGTGGTGAGGCTTTACTAAATGGCGTAACGATTTATCAAATTACCGAAAGTGGATTGGCCCTTCAGGCAACGCTTAAAGGCACCAAGTATTGGAAAGACGCTGAATTAAATTGA
- a CDS encoding UDP-2,3-diacylglucosamine diphosphatase, with product MASLFISDLHLHESRPQITRAFFQFLHTQAATANALYILGDFFDAWIGDDDDAPLNLEVANELKKLSDAGTKIFLMHGNRDFLLGETFAAQAGAQLLPEYTTIDLYGEPTLLVHGDSLCTDDTQYIAFRQQVRSALWQQQILAQPLAARRALAAQLREKSQAMNSLKAEDIMDVNQAEVVHAMQNASVKRMIHGHTHRPAHHSFDITGEPAERIVLGDWHHKGWAIYADEHKVELISWPI from the coding sequence ATGGCATCGCTATTTATTTCAGATTTACATCTCCACGAAAGCCGCCCGCAGATTACGCGGGCGTTTTTTCAATTTCTGCACACGCAGGCAGCTACTGCAAATGCGCTTTATATCCTCGGCGATTTTTTTGATGCATGGATTGGCGATGACGATGACGCACCACTCAATCTTGAAGTCGCAAACGAATTAAAAAAATTAAGCGATGCAGGCACAAAAATTTTTTTGATGCACGGCAACAGAGATTTTTTGCTTGGCGAAACATTTGCAGCACAAGCTGGTGCACAACTACTCCCGGAATACACCACAATCGACTTATACGGAGAACCTACCCTATTAGTCCACGGCGATAGCCTGTGCACGGATGACACTCAATACATAGCCTTCAGGCAACAAGTTCGCTCCGCCCTTTGGCAACAACAAATTCTTGCACAACCTCTTGCAGCTCGCCGCGCCTTAGCCGCGCAATTGCGGGAGAAAAGCCAGGCAATGAATAGCCTAAAAGCGGAAGACATTATGGATGTTAACCAGGCAGAAGTTGTGCACGCCATGCAAAACGCCAGCGTTAAACGTATGATTCATGGGCACACCCATCGCCCGGCACATCATTCATTTGATATTACTGGTGAGCCGGCAGAACGCATAGTCTTGGGCGATTGGCACCATAAAGGCTGGGCAATTTATGCGGATGAACACAAAGTTGAACTCATTAGTTGGCCTATATAA
- a CDS encoding peptidylprolyl isomerase, with protein MITLHTNYGDIVIELDFEKAPNTAANFLQYAEEGFYNGTIFHRVIDGFMIQGGGMTEDMSEKKKTRDPIQNEADNGLKNVTGSLAMARTNDPHSATAQFFINVKDNSFLNHSGKTSQGWGYAVFGKVTQGMDVVNKIKSVKTGSKGFHQDVPVEAVTIQNVTVDKTASAE; from the coding sequence ATGATTACTTTACATACTAATTACGGCGACATAGTTATCGAATTGGATTTCGAAAAGGCGCCCAACACCGCAGCAAACTTTTTGCAATACGCTGAAGAAGGTTTTTACAACGGTACAATTTTTCACCGCGTTATTGATGGCTTTATGATTCAGGGCGGTGGCATGACTGAAGACATGAGCGAGAAAAAGAAAACCCGCGACCCTATTCAAAACGAAGCTGACAATGGTTTGAAAAACGTAACGGGCAGTTTGGCAATGGCTCGCACTAACGACCCGCACAGCGCTACTGCACAATTTTTTATTAACGTAAAAGACAATAGCTTTTTGAATCACAGCGGCAAAACCAGCCAAGGTTGGGGCTACGCTGTTTTTGGTAAAGTGACCCAGGGTATGGATGTAGTTAATAAAATTAAAAGTGTAAAAACCGGCAGCAAAGGCTTTCATCAGGACGTTCCAGTTGAAGCCGTTACCATCCAAAACGTAACTGTTGATAAAACAGCTTCTGCCGAATAA
- the tmk gene encoding dTMP kinase encodes MLRGKFLTIEGTEGVGKSTNLAFVRDWLQSKGVEVVVTREPGGTPLAEEIRGLLLSKRDESVDETAELLLVFAARAQHLAQVIKPALARGAWVLSDRFTDATYAYQGGGRGLSKATITQLEVLVQGELRPDLTLILDIDVELGLNRARQRGELDRFESETLSFFERVRSAYKARAAESPGRYSLIDAGQELNQVQADIDKELSHLFTV; translated from the coding sequence ATGCTGCGCGGTAAATTTCTCACCATCGAAGGCACTGAGGGCGTAGGTAAAAGTACCAATTTGGCATTTGTGCGCGATTGGCTGCAATCAAAGGGTGTGGAAGTCGTTGTGACCCGCGAACCTGGCGGAACGCCCCTGGCGGAAGAGATTCGTGGCTTATTGTTGAGTAAGCGCGATGAATCTGTGGACGAAACGGCGGAATTACTACTGGTATTTGCCGCTCGTGCACAGCATCTGGCTCAGGTTATCAAGCCAGCTTTGGCGCGTGGGGCATGGGTGTTGAGTGATCGTTTTACAGACGCTACTTACGCCTACCAAGGCGGCGGTCGCGGTTTAAGTAAAGCAACAATCACGCAGCTGGAAGTCCTGGTTCAAGGCGAACTCCGTCCGGATTTAACATTGATATTAGACATAGATGTAGAGTTGGGCCTGAATCGTGCGCGTCAACGTGGTGAGCTGGATCGTTTCGAAAGTGAAACCCTAAGCTTCTTCGAGCGGGTACGTAGTGCGTACAAAGCACGTGCTGCTGAATCTCCAGGTCGTTACTCGTTAATAGATGCTGGTCAAGAGTTGAATCAGGTACAAGCTGATATCGATAAAGAGTTAAGCCATTTATTTACCGTCTAA
- a CDS encoding pilin gives MKKQQSGFTLIELIAVIVILGILAATAIPKFVNLTSDARIAKVNAALGTLKSTAAMTHGKFLVNPVTPQIFEGVTVDFVNGYPDADDIAAVAGIEPTDYTTTVSGATATVSVTTNCSATYTEAASAILPPTFTTVTTGC, from the coding sequence ATGAAAAAACAACAAAGCGGTTTTACCCTAATTGAATTGATTGCCGTAATCGTTATTTTGGGTATTTTGGCGGCGACAGCTATTCCGAAGTTCGTAAATTTAACCAGCGATGCGCGAATTGCAAAAGTAAACGCAGCATTGGGTACATTGAAATCTACCGCTGCCATGACGCACGGGAAGTTTCTTGTTAACCCGGTTACACCACAAATTTTTGAAGGCGTTACGGTCGATTTTGTGAATGGTTACCCCGATGCGGATGATATTGCTGCGGTGGCCGGGATCGAGCCAACGGACTATACCACCACCGTTTCCGGCGCTACGGCAACCGTGTCGGTAACGACCAACTGCTCGGCAACTTACACTGAAGCTGCATCTGCCATTTTGCCGCCAACCTTTACAACGGTTACCACTGGCTGTTAA
- a CDS encoding pseudouridine synthase, with amino-acid sequence MNDLIPNTCGLDILHLDDDLMICNKPAGLLTVPGKGPEKQDCLINRALKFNPNARVVHRLDQGTSGIVMFPLNYMSLKILTKQFEARGIHKRYVAVVSGLIEQDEGEVKLPLICDWPNRPLQKVCYESGKPAHTRYQVLERDQTKNCTRVLLEPVSGRTHQLRVHMLSIGHPMLGDQLYSPVEIQAQAPRLLLHAQHIQLTHPILRHKIEVECLAEF; translated from the coding sequence ATGAACGATTTAATCCCCAACACCTGCGGCCTCGATATCCTTCACCTCGACGACGATTTGATGATCTGCAACAAGCCGGCAGGTCTATTGACCGTTCCTGGAAAGGGGCCGGAGAAACAAGATTGCCTGATTAACCGCGCGTTAAAATTCAACCCCAATGCGCGCGTGGTACATCGATTGGACCAAGGTACCTCAGGCATTGTGATGTTTCCGCTCAACTATATGAGCTTGAAGATTCTCACCAAACAATTTGAGGCTCGGGGCATACACAAACGCTATGTGGCCGTTGTAAGTGGATTAATCGAACAAGATGAAGGCGAAGTAAAACTGCCGTTAATTTGTGATTGGCCAAATCGCCCGTTACAAAAAGTGTGTTATGAATCGGGTAAGCCCGCGCATACGCGGTATCAGGTGTTGGAGCGCGATCAAACAAAAAATTGCACGCGGGTTTTACTGGAGCCAGTCAGCGGACGCACCCATCAGCTACGCGTGCATATGCTGAGCATTGGCCACCCCATGTTAGGGGATCAACTTTATTCGCCCGTGGAAATACAGGCGCAAGCACCTCGTTTATTGTTGCACGCGCAGCATATCCAACTTACGCATCCAATCCTGCGGCATAAAATTGAAGTGGAATGTTTGGCAGAGTTTTAG
- a CDS encoding DNA polymerase III subunit delta', which yields MSDFPSHPYPWQLQEWHQLNQQIAAGKLPHALMFAGAKGIGKRHLAEALAQLLLCLSPIEGTPCGKCRGCMLNRVHNHPDFIVIEPEEGAKGIKVDQVRSLIDDLGKTAQQGGFKVVVLEPAEAMNANAANALLKSLEEPAANTLLVLVCHAPSSVLPTIRSRCQMRLLATPNSEQVIHWLKPLMVGSNIPVEKLMEAAGGAPLTALSYLESDALERRDAWLLNLVRLSTGQISAIEVAAQWQKDDVIALVEWFLVWLHSVIRWQVGAEQLLINQLPQDLRERLMKIPGALLHRYVEKMLVSKRQLLGNSNPNKQLLLEEMLMDWGALLRTAK from the coding sequence ATGTCTGATTTTCCCTCTCATCCATACCCATGGCAGTTACAAGAATGGCACCAGTTAAACCAGCAAATTGCTGCTGGCAAACTGCCACATGCGTTGATGTTCGCTGGGGCCAAAGGCATTGGTAAACGTCATCTTGCAGAGGCACTTGCACAGCTGCTGCTCTGTTTGTCCCCCATTGAGGGAACCCCCTGTGGTAAATGTCGCGGCTGCATGTTGAACAGAGTTCACAATCATCCAGATTTTATCGTGATCGAGCCGGAGGAGGGTGCAAAAGGGATTAAGGTCGATCAGGTGCGTTCACTAATAGACGATTTAGGTAAAACGGCACAACAAGGCGGTTTCAAAGTCGTGGTGCTCGAACCTGCAGAAGCTATGAATGCTAACGCTGCCAATGCCTTACTTAAATCCCTTGAGGAACCCGCCGCGAACACGCTCCTGGTTTTGGTTTGCCACGCCCCAAGTTCCGTTTTGCCCACGATTCGCAGCCGCTGCCAAATGCGTTTACTGGCAACACCTAATTCCGAGCAGGTAATTCATTGGCTTAAACCGCTAATGGTGGGTAGCAATATTCCGGTAGAGAAACTCATGGAAGCCGCTGGCGGCGCGCCTCTAACCGCCTTGTCCTATCTGGAAAGCGACGCTTTGGAGCGCCGCGATGCCTGGTTATTGAATTTGGTTCGCCTCAGCACGGGGCAAATATCTGCTATTGAAGTCGCGGCCCAGTGGCAAAAAGATGATGTCATAGCCTTGGTTGAGTGGTTCCTGGTCTGGCTACATTCGGTTATTCGCTGGCAGGTTGGGGCAGAGCAGCTCCTGATAAATCAACTGCCGCAAGATTTGCGTGAGCGCTTAATGAAAATCCCAGGGGCGCTTCTCCATCGTTATGTGGAGAAAATGCTGGTGTCCAAACGCCAACTCTTAGGCAACTCAAATCCAAACAAGCAGTTGCTGCTTGAAGAAATGTTAATGGATTGGGGTGCGCTTTTAAGAACCGCAAAATAA
- a CDS encoding PilZ domain-containing protein, with amino-acid sequence MQAIGGGARNGILSLTIKDKAVLYAAYMPFVKNGGMFIPTGKSYKLGDEVFMLLSLMEETEKIPVAGKVIWVTPRGAQGNRAAGIGVQFTDQDNTAVTKIETYLAGSINSDKPTHTM; translated from the coding sequence ATGCAAGCGATAGGCGGCGGTGCCCGAAACGGCATACTTTCCCTCACCATTAAAGACAAAGCGGTGCTCTATGCCGCCTATATGCCTTTTGTGAAAAATGGCGGAATGTTTATACCTACCGGCAAGAGCTATAAGTTGGGCGACGAAGTTTTTATGTTGTTGAGCTTGATGGAAGAAACCGAAAAAATTCCGGTTGCGGGTAAAGTGATATGGGTTACTCCACGTGGAGCCCAAGGTAACCGTGCTGCGGGAATTGGCGTGCAATTTACCGATCAAGACAATACAGCAGTAACCAAAATTGAAACCTACCTTGCGGGCTCCATCAATTCAGACAAGCCAACGCATACGATGTAA
- a CDS encoding TatD family hydrolase, translated as MLIDSHCHLDRINLDRYDGKLANAIAAANERGIQQMLCIGVSLDNIQTVIDIAQAHPCVFASVGVHPCDVKDGTATAEQLIQWASQTKVVALGETGLDYHYETESKELQHESFAMHLDVGKKIGLPVVVHTREAKADTLALIKEHGSLESSGVLHCFTEDWEMAKAALDLNYYISISGIVTFKNAEQIREVVRNMPIDRLLIETDSPYLAPIPYRGKPNEPKYVYEVAQFVADLKGMSIEKLGEHTCENFYRLFSKAKQYLPQ; from the coding sequence ATGTTAATTGATTCACACTGCCATCTGGATCGCATCAATCTCGATCGCTACGACGGCAAGCTCGCCAATGCCATTGCCGCCGCTAACGAGCGCGGTATACAACAGATGCTGTGTATTGGTGTTAGCCTGGACAATATTCAAACTGTCATCGACATAGCCCAAGCGCATCCCTGTGTATTTGCTTCGGTTGGTGTTCACCCCTGCGATGTGAAAGACGGCACGGCGACTGCTGAGCAACTTATCCAATGGGCATCACAAACAAAAGTTGTTGCCCTTGGCGAAACAGGTTTGGACTATCACTACGAAACCGAAAGCAAAGAATTACAGCACGAAAGTTTTGCGATGCATTTGGATGTGGGAAAAAAAATCGGCTTACCGGTAGTTGTTCATACGCGTGAAGCCAAAGCTGATACGCTCGCGTTAATCAAAGAACACGGCAGCCTTGAATCCAGCGGTGTGTTGCATTGTTTTACCGAAGATTGGGAAATGGCAAAAGCCGCGCTGGATTTGAATTACTACATTTCCATTTCGGGCATAGTGACATTCAAAAACGCCGAGCAAATTCGCGAAGTCGTGCGCAATATGCCAATTGATCGCTTGTTGATTGAAACTGATTCACCTTACCTTGCACCCATTCCCTACCGCGGCAAACCTAACGAGCCCAAATATGTGTATGAAGTGGCTCAATTTGTCGCTGACTTAAAAGGCATGAGTATCGAAAAACTGGGCGAGCATACTTGCGAGAATTTCTATCGCTTATTCAGTAAAGCAAAACAATATCTACCACAGTAA
- a CDS encoding dUTP diphosphatase, which yields MNPQQIKIMLELQDGMNTKVNADWKSQGYEWYRAIWVECAELLDHYGWKWWKKQSPDTEQVALELIDIWHFGLSILLQSGAKPELIIAQIQNDLIIKTEEKDFRLDLEKFVAATLGDRQFHIGLFGRLMAGIDMSFDQLYRGYVGKNVLNFFRQDHGYKDGSYRKHWHDGREDNEHLVEAVLSLDTTKAEFKDELYAALKSRYSK from the coding sequence ATGAATCCCCAACAAATAAAAATTATGCTTGAGCTGCAAGATGGCATGAACACAAAAGTGAATGCCGACTGGAAAAGCCAAGGCTACGAATGGTACCGTGCAATTTGGGTGGAGTGTGCAGAATTGTTGGATCATTACGGTTGGAAATGGTGGAAAAAGCAATCACCCGATACTGAGCAAGTTGCGCTTGAGTTAATTGATATTTGGCATTTTGGTTTAAGTATTCTGTTGCAAAGCGGAGCCAAACCGGAATTGATCATTGCGCAAATTCAAAATGATCTGATTATCAAAACCGAAGAAAAAGATTTTCGTCTGGACTTGGAAAAATTTGTTGCTGCTACATTAGGTGATCGCCAATTTCATATTGGTTTGTTTGGCCGCTTAATGGCGGGGATTGATATGAGTTTTGACCAACTTTATCGCGGCTACGTTGGTAAAAATGTGTTGAATTTTTTCCGCCAGGATCATGGCTATAAAGACGGTTCTTATCGTAAACATTGGCACGACGGACGCGAAGACAATGAGCATTTGGTAGAAGCCGTGTTAAGTTTGGATACAACCAAAGCGGAGTTTAAAGATGAACTCTACGCAGCCCTGAAAAGCCGTTACTCAAAGTAA
- a CDS encoding acyltransferase family protein — MTDINAGTLPSRFYALDGIRGVAAIAVMFYHYTQHNQLDWLHGAWVAVDIFFILSGFVLMHSYSKKVSQGMTFKEFFYSRIARLGPMYIVGLALGIGAALLLIFSNPESPVRLINVATASTLNFFLLPYFNEYAWPFGSHNIHGTVFPLNDPSWSLFFEIFVNIIFFVYLAYCRRINLLIFVVMSGIIFIVLTLGFHQINPGARGSSFVFGFPRVIFEFFFGVLIYQCYSYYKLPPKIFTYGIFFLVALCFFSSKGAIALVNALVLAPVLIAIFAKLPVSGNSVGACKFLGDISYPLYVTHYPIYRLLAEMSFMRELSPLIQTLLFSAIAIVAAVILIKIDESIRSSFKQAKLLREHNS, encoded by the coding sequence ATGACCGATATCAATGCTGGCACTCTCCCCAGTAGATTCTACGCCCTGGATGGGATTCGCGGTGTTGCCGCAATCGCCGTCATGTTTTACCACTACACGCAACACAATCAGTTAGATTGGCTCCACGGTGCATGGGTCGCTGTCGATATCTTTTTTATTTTGTCGGGCTTTGTGCTCATGCACAGTTACAGCAAAAAAGTTTCACAGGGAATGACATTTAAAGAGTTTTTTTATTCGCGCATCGCACGCTTGGGGCCAATGTACATAGTCGGATTGGCATTGGGAATTGGCGCGGCGCTTTTGCTTATTTTTTCCAATCCAGAAAGCCCAGTACGGCTAATCAATGTAGCAACTGCATCTACGTTGAATTTTTTTCTCTTACCCTATTTTAACGAGTACGCGTGGCCGTTTGGCAGCCATAATATTCATGGCACTGTGTTTCCATTAAATGATCCCTCGTGGTCGCTGTTTTTTGAAATTTTCGTGAATATTATTTTCTTCGTCTATTTAGCATATTGTCGAAGAATCAATTTATTAATATTTGTGGTTATGAGCGGAATTATATTTATTGTGCTCACCCTTGGCTTCCACCAGATAAACCCCGGTGCACGCGGAAGCAGTTTTGTTTTTGGATTTCCACGCGTAATTTTTGAGTTCTTCTTTGGAGTTTTAATTTATCAATGTTATAGCTACTACAAGTTACCGCCAAAAATTTTTACTTACGGAATATTCTTCCTTGTAGCCCTCTGTTTTTTCTCTTCCAAAGGCGCCATAGCATTAGTCAATGCGCTAGTACTTGCGCCAGTATTGATAGCAATTTTCGCTAAGCTACCCGTTTCAGGTAATAGTGTCGGCGCTTGTAAATTTTTGGGGGATATCTCTTACCCGCTTTACGTTACGCACTACCCTATTTACCGATTGCTTGCAGAGATGTCTTTTATGAGGGAACTGTCACCACTTATCCAAACGCTACTTTTTTCAGCGATTGCGATTGTAGCTGCAGTTATATTGATTAAAATCGATGAATCGATTCGCAGTTCATTTAAGCAAGCGAAATTATTGCGGGAACATAACTCGTAA